The Gemmatimonas phototrophica region TTCGAGAATCGCAACGTTCTCACCTCAGAATCGCGATTCGGCCGTCGGAGATCTCAGATCAGAGAACGGTTACGGCCAGGGCAGCGTGATCACCGGGTACCGCGGCCGCTTCGCCGGCACGTCGTCGCCGTCAAAGAAGCGCTCGAGGTCCACGCGCGCCGCCGCAATATGCGCCCGCTGGGCATCGTCGGCGGTGAATGTCTTCGTCAGTCGCGCCTCGATCAGCTTGAGCGCCTGCACCGCCGCCGCACGCACATCGGGCAGGGCGCGGGCATCACCACCCAGATCAAGCAGGATATCGAGCGCCGCGCGCTGTGACGCACGAAGCAGCGCGCGCTCCGACGGATTGGCCGGCAGCGTGGCGCCCCACGTGCGCTGCAGGATGGCATCGGTGACTTCCGTGAGCGTCAAGGCTTTTGCATCGGTGGCCGCCGTATGCACCAGACGCGCGGCGCGATCACGATCGAGGATGTAGCCGATCACCTCGGTTGCAAGCCCGCCGCCGAGGGTGATCGCATCGAACATCGTATCGCCACTCCCCGAAATCCACGTCTGATCCGTATTGAACCCCGGCGGCGGCGGCGGAATGAGCCGCTGCACCTTCTCGGGGACCGTCAGTTCCTTCGGCGCGATGGCATCCAGCAACATCCCCAGCGCCTTCCGCTGGTCAGCCGCCGGGGTGATGGTCGTCGGAGCCTGCGTGTCCCCGCGCAACGCGAACGTGAAGTCCATCCCGCCGATGTACTTCGACAGCGCTTCGAGCGAGTACCGATGATGCAGGTACACGTGAGCAAAGCGCATGTTGAGCAGATGCATCGGCTCGCCCGGCTTGATGGCGCGCTCGTCGAAGTTGTCGATGAGCACGCGGCGTACCGCTGCGGTGCGCTGCACCCCTTCGAACGGCGTCGTGCCTTCTTCCCATCGCGTCACGAGGGGGTTGGAACCGTTGGCGTTCGCGTAGCGGTCATTGATGTAGCGGACGTTCTTCGCGATCCCCTCGCGCATCATGCTCGCGAGCCCTGTGCGCTCGGCGTTGGCATCGGGATACCAGGTGTAGCCAAGCCGGATGGCGAGCGTATCCCACGCGCCTGGGCCGTTTCGGTAGGCGTTGCGCAGGTCGGGGCGTCCGTTCGCATCGAGGGTGATGTATGGGGCCGGATACTCCATCACACTCGCACGGTTCTGCGTGGATGCGATGTAGTTGTGCTGCAGGCCGAGCGAGTGGCCAATTTCGTGTGCCGTGTGCTGCCGGCGACGCGCCATGGCGAAGGTTTCCGCATCCACATTCGGCCCGTTTGCGCCCGACGCCGGCACCGTGCCGGCCCAGATGTTGTAATCCACCAGCGAGCGCCACGTGTCCATGGCGATCATGGCGCGAATGATTTCACCGGTCCGGGGATCCTCGAGGCTTCCCGCATAGCTGGGCCCCGTTCCGGTACGATGCACCCAGTTCAGGACGCTGTACCGCACATCGCGCGGATCGGCATCAGGCGGAAGATCGAGCACGCGGAAGGCGTTCTTGAATCCCGCCGCTTCGTACACCTTGGCCCACCAATTGCCGCCCTCACGGAAGGCTTCGCGATACGGCGCCGGAATGGCCGGATCGAGATAGTAGGTGATGGGCGTAACGGGCTCCACCAGCTCGCCACGGGCATACGCCGCCGGATCTTTGGGCACGAGACGCCAGCGATTGATGAAGCCGCCGCGGTAGTTGCCGTCGAGCCCCTGCGAGAGATCGAAGAAGCTCACGCTGCCGTAGCCGAACCGCGGATCGTAGTCGCGCGGGCGATACCCCGTGGTGTCCGGCAGCATCACCAGCGAGTGGTGCTCCTCGAAGGTGAGGGCACGCGCATCCGGCGCCA contains the following coding sequences:
- a CDS encoding zinc-dependent metalloprotease, encoding MTIPPSIVRRLPRRALALMLATQCASPLMLQAQGEPPFLRVRIDEARNRALLEIPASQMNRDFLHQVSLSTGLGNGALDRAQSGPDGIVRLERRGNRVLMVRDNFGVRAPRGDAANQRAATEAYPRSIVGSLPIEKDTAGVLTVDATSLFLADAYGVADVLRAGGSVGGTAAGAGVGAYRVDASRSYIDGTRTKAFPRNSEVHAVLTFVTDQPSRGRGIMAPDARALTFEEHHSLVMLPDTTGYRPRDYDPRFGYGSVSFFDLSQGLDGNYRGGFINRWRLVPKDPAAYARGELVEPVTPITYYLDPAIPAPYREAFREGGNWWAKVYEAAGFKNAFRVLDLPPDADPRDVRYSVLNWVHRTGTGPSYAGSLEDPRTGEIIRAMIAMDTWRSLVDYNIWAGTVPASGANGPNVDAETFAMARRRQHTAHEIGHSLGLQHNYIASTQNRASVMEYPAPYITLDANGRPDLRNAYRNGPGAWDTLAIRLGYTWYPDANAERTGLASMMREGIAKNVRYINDRYANANGSNPLVTRWEEGTTPFEGVQRTAAVRRVLIDNFDERAIKPGEPMHLLNMRFAHVYLHHRYSLEALSKYIGGMDFTFALRGDTQAPTTITPAADQRKALGMLLDAIAPKELTVPEKVQRLIPPPPPGFNTDQTWISGSGDTMFDAITLGGGLATEVIGYILDRDRAARLVHTAATDAKALTLTEVTDAILQRTWGATLPANPSERALLRASQRAALDILLDLGGDARALPDVRAAAVQALKLIEARLTKTFTADDAQRAHIAAARVDLERFFDGDDVPAKRPRYPVITLPWP